In Liquorilactobacillus nagelii DSM 13675, the following proteins share a genomic window:
- the aroA gene encoding 3-phosphoshikimate 1-carboxyvinyltransferase has translation MKETRLITGLKNGLKGELAVPGDKSISHRALLIGAISQGKTVIDHFLKSQDCLHTLGALQQLGVTITEQNSQVQVWGQGIEHLSPSAAPLEMGNSGTTTRLMLGLLAGRPFESYFQGDASLSQRPMKRVSEPLAKMGAEIALTAAGTLPAKVKGHKLHGEKIALQVASAQVKSAVIFAGLQADNPTKIIEKLPTRNHTELMLRQFGAEIITAADQRTITVIPKPKLLGQQIQVPGDPSSAAFFMAAATLVPESSIILKNVSLNPTRTGFLRILQKMSGKVSILNQTKLSENSGDLKVESAKLHAIQLTAADIPAVIDELPLVALLAARATGKSKITGAEELRVKETDRIATVTEELSKLGVNIQELPDGLVISGSTKWQPVTNQLDSHGDHRIGMMLAVAALCIQGSLKLQQADAVKISYPGFFADLQQLIV, from the coding sequence ATGAAAGAAACCAGATTAATTACCGGTCTAAAAAATGGTTTAAAAGGAGAACTTGCAGTTCCAGGAGATAAAAGTATCTCGCACCGTGCGCTATTGATTGGCGCAATCAGCCAAGGTAAAACAGTGATTGATCATTTTCTAAAATCCCAGGATTGTCTGCATACACTAGGAGCTTTGCAGCAGTTAGGAGTAACTATCACTGAGCAAAATTCACAAGTCCAGGTTTGGGGTCAAGGCATTGAACATTTAAGTCCCTCTGCTGCACCTCTGGAGATGGGAAATTCTGGAACAACAACTAGGCTGATGCTGGGATTACTAGCCGGAAGGCCATTTGAGAGCTATTTCCAAGGAGATGCTTCTCTTAGTCAGCGGCCGATGAAACGAGTCAGTGAGCCATTAGCTAAAATGGGCGCAGAGATAGCTTTAACGGCTGCTGGAACTTTACCTGCCAAGGTCAAGGGACATAAATTGCATGGGGAAAAAATCGCACTTCAGGTTGCCAGTGCCCAAGTAAAAAGTGCAGTAATTTTTGCCGGATTACAAGCAGATAATCCGACAAAGATAATTGAAAAATTACCAACACGCAATCATACTGAATTAATGCTGCGTCAATTTGGGGCCGAGATTATAACAGCAGCTGATCAACGAACAATTACTGTCATTCCCAAGCCTAAATTGCTCGGACAACAAATTCAAGTTCCGGGCGATCCATCTTCAGCAGCTTTTTTTATGGCTGCTGCAACTTTAGTGCCAGAGTCAAGCATAATTTTAAAAAATGTTTCCTTAAATCCAACCCGAACTGGATTTTTGCGAATTTTACAAAAAATGAGTGGAAAAGTCAGCATTTTAAATCAAACAAAACTGTCTGAAAATTCAGGTGATCTCAAAGTTGAATCGGCAAAACTGCATGCAATTCAATTAACCGCTGCAGATATTCCAGCGGTGATTGATGAACTTCCTTTAGTGGCACTTTTAGCAGCAAGAGCTACAGGAAAAAGTAAGATTACAGGAGCTGAGGAATTAAGGGTTAAGGAAACAGATCGAATTGCTACTGTAACTGAAGAGTTAAGCAAATTAGGCGTTAACATTCAGGAATTGCCAGATGGCTTGGTTATTAGTGGTTCAACTAAATGGCAGCCAGTAACTAATCAATTAGACAGCCATGGTGATCATCGAATTGGAATGATGCTGGCAGTGGCTGCATTGTGCATTCAAGGATCATTAAAATTACAGCAAGCTGATGCTGTTAAAATCTCTTATCCAGGATTCTTTGCAGATTTGCAGCAATTAATAGTTTAG
- the aroC gene encoding chorismate synthase, whose protein sequence is MHYLTAGESHGPQLTGILEGFPAGVKLDLAQINQQLAARQGGYGRGNRQKIEHDQVTFVGGLRHQVTLGSPLAMVIKNIDHSHWSKIMDPISPATPENTLRQVERPRPGHADLVGGMKYRHQDLRNVLERSSARETAMRVAIGAVCKQLLEQLDIKLTGYVAQIGPLSVDSKQPTSVTEIDQQLQQNDLRIIDQTQVAKIHDLIDQTKRAGDTLGGVIRVVVENLPAGLGSYTSWNTKLDAKLAAAVVGVNAMKGVSFGDGFAAASHLGSQVMDPIVWQPELGWKRSSDHLGGFEGGMTNGMPVIINAAMKPIPTLYKALPSVNLKTREVQKANVERSDTTAIVPASIVIESVVAITLVEEITGTFDGSNLQRLQQQLADYRKEIKEY, encoded by the coding sequence ATGCATTACCTTACAGCAGGAGAATCACATGGACCACAGTTAACAGGAATTTTGGAAGGCTTCCCAGCTGGAGTCAAATTGGATTTGGCACAAATCAATCAACAATTAGCAGCTAGACAAGGAGGATATGGTCGTGGCAATCGACAAAAAATTGAACATGATCAAGTTACTTTTGTAGGGGGGCTACGTCATCAAGTTACTTTAGGCTCGCCGTTAGCGATGGTTATTAAAAATATTGATCATTCACATTGGTCTAAAATAATGGATCCTATTAGTCCCGCAACCCCAGAAAACACCTTACGGCAAGTTGAACGTCCTCGTCCGGGACACGCTGATTTAGTTGGCGGAATGAAATATCGGCATCAAGATTTGCGGAATGTTTTGGAGCGCTCCTCGGCACGTGAGACAGCGATGCGCGTAGCAATTGGGGCGGTATGTAAACAATTATTGGAGCAATTGGACATTAAATTAACTGGCTATGTTGCTCAAATTGGTCCACTTTCCGTTGATTCAAAGCAGCCAACATCAGTTACTGAAATTGACCAGCAATTACAGCAAAATGATTTGCGGATTATTGATCAGACTCAGGTAGCCAAAATTCATGATTTAATTGATCAAACTAAACGTGCTGGAGACACTTTAGGTGGAGTGATTCGAGTGGTGGTCGAAAATTTACCGGCTGGGCTTGGAAGTTACACTAGCTGGAATACTAAGTTGGATGCTAAATTGGCGGCGGCAGTAGTTGGCGTTAATGCCATGAAGGGAGTTTCCTTCGGTGATGGTTTTGCCGCTGCATCGCATCTGGGAAGTCAAGTAATGGACCCGATTGTTTGGCAGCCTGAGTTGGGTTGGAAACGTTCATCAGATCATTTGGGGGGGTTCGAAGGTGGGATGACTAATGGAATGCCCGTGATTATTAATGCGGCAATGAAGCCAATCCCAACCCTATATAAAGCTTTACCGAGTGTTAATTTAAAAACCCGAGAAGTTCAAAAAGCTAATGTTGAGCGTTCTGATACTACGGCAATTGTACCGGCCTCAATTGTAATTGAAAGCGTGGTAGCAATTACTTTAGTTGAAGAAATAACTGGAACTTTTGATGGCAGCAATTTACAAAGACTGCAACAACAGCTTGCTGACTATCGAAAAGAAATCAAAGAATATTAA
- a CDS encoding MFS transporter, with translation MEIQSSQQTKLKISLYLNYFVHGIGLIILAQNMQALGNLWQTPLATVSYVISGVGIGRLLAYLILGSLADRYGRKNFVYVGMLCYLVFFGGILIAPNIQVAYGLAILAGVANSALDAGTYPTFIELGGSNGASNILIKAFMSLGEFILPLLVALLENHQWWFGWSFILAIAVLLVNFVILRPLKFPPQNKIITKKQQHFTRLIGWRRWLIAGCLTGYGYTSMALMILYTQWISLFAAKILHFSNWQAHFLLSLYSIGSISGVIILFALLSREVSETKLLLILNSLSLISLVLIGWSTQLVIVAAASLLFGMTAAGGVMQTGLNLFLKLFPQRKGLITGVFFTGGSLASFSIPLITGWLSKFSIATALHFDILIAVLGLLLVIVIKILLAVVQTPDLKQVRKRISKLDHWIIVLLNRRFQAVKLAGEIKTAQQHPILDTKREEQVLEQVARQSADQQITPYLLNVYQQIMQNSRDYEAQHKD, from the coding sequence ATGGAAATTCAATCTTCGCAACAAACAAAATTAAAAATCAGCTTATATTTAAATTATTTTGTCCATGGGATTGGCTTAATTATTTTGGCACAAAATATGCAAGCTCTTGGAAATCTCTGGCAAACACCATTAGCAACAGTCTCTTATGTAATTTCTGGTGTTGGAATAGGTCGCTTATTAGCTTACTTAATTCTAGGAAGCTTGGCTGACCGATATGGTCGTAAAAATTTTGTGTATGTCGGAATGCTGTGTTACTTAGTATTTTTCGGTGGAATTTTGATTGCACCGAATATTCAAGTCGCTTATGGACTAGCAATTTTAGCTGGTGTAGCAAATTCTGCTCTTGATGCAGGAACGTATCCAACATTCATTGAGCTTGGTGGCAGTAACGGAGCTTCCAATATTTTAATTAAGGCCTTCATGTCACTGGGAGAATTTATTTTACCACTGTTGGTAGCATTGCTGGAGAATCATCAGTGGTGGTTTGGTTGGAGCTTTATTTTAGCCATTGCGGTTTTATTAGTGAATTTTGTGATTTTACGTCCACTCAAGTTTCCACCTCAAAATAAAATTATTACCAAAAAACAACAACATTTTACTCGACTGATTGGTTGGCGTCGTTGGTTAATTGCTGGATGCTTGACGGGATATGGCTATACTTCGATGGCTTTGATGATTTTATATACCCAATGGATTAGTTTGTTTGCCGCAAAAATTTTGCATTTTTCGAATTGGCAAGCACATTTTCTATTATCACTGTATAGTATTGGTTCAATCAGCGGAGTAATTATTTTATTTGCCTTATTAAGTCGAGAAGTTAGTGAAACTAAGCTATTACTGATTTTGAATAGTCTAAGTCTTATTAGTTTAGTGCTGATTGGATGGTCAACTCAACTGGTGATTGTCGCTGCAGCATCATTACTATTTGGAATGACGGCAGCAGGAGGTGTTATGCAAACTGGATTAAATTTATTTTTGAAGCTTTTTCCGCAACGCAAAGGGTTAATTACCGGTGTTTTCTTTACTGGAGGGAGTTTGGCTTCATTTTCAATTCCATTGATTACGGGATGGTTATCAAAATTTAGTATTGCAACGGCCTTGCATTTTGATATTTTAATTGCAGTTTTGGGTTTATTGTTAGTAATTGTAATTAAAATATTATTGGCTGTTGTCCAGACGCCTGATTTAAAACAAGTCAGAAAACGAATTTCAAAGTTAGATCACTGGATTATTGTTTTACTAAACCGGCGTTTCCAAGCAGTTAAATTAGCTGGTGAAATTAAAACTGCTCAGCAGCACCCAATACTGGATACTAAACGTGAGGAGCAAGTGTTAGAACAAGTGGCTCGTCAAAGCGCTGATCAGCAGATAACACCTTATCTGTTGAATGTTTACCAGCAAATTATGCAAAACTCGCGTGATTATGAGGCACAGCATAAAGACTAA
- the mgtE gene encoding magnesium transporter, translated as MRDNIEKESQLIGLLLKQQQASKFRLHFLKLHQHEQAQIFVKLNSLQRKRLYRYLTSTKVAEFFNELDLEDLTADYLKEMSPRYAAAVIATMYTDNAVDMLGTATDADLKTYLKFIAPQKAVIIKKLLHYQAKTAGAIMATEFVKVTGNQTVADAMLLVKNQARQAEIIYYLYVVDHFDHLTGILTLRDLLVAPAERSIAQLMTSPVVAVKVDDDQEDVARMISDYNFVALPVTDAAEKLVGVITVDDAIDVIDEESAEDYSGLAGVDIDEQQDNPWQAALKRLPWLITLLLLGMSTATLVSHYERLVSEASILAVFISSITGTAGNAGTQSLAVAVRRLADPKADRRSIWKIILTEILTGILIGVITGVAIMLIVGWWQKNIILGLVIGLAMFAAIIVANLAGSLIPLLMSKIGVDPAVASGPFISTLSDLTSVLIYFNIAQIFLKFIMND; from the coding sequence ATTAGAGATAATATTGAAAAAGAAAGCCAACTAATCGGCCTTTTATTGAAACAACAGCAGGCAAGCAAGTTTCGTTTGCATTTTTTAAAACTTCATCAGCATGAACAAGCCCAAATTTTTGTTAAACTTAATTCGTTGCAACGAAAAAGATTATACCGTTATCTAACATCAACTAAAGTTGCTGAATTTTTTAACGAGTTGGATTTAGAAGATTTGACAGCAGATTATTTAAAGGAAATGTCACCTAGATATGCTGCTGCGGTTATTGCAACAATGTACACCGATAATGCGGTTGATATGCTGGGAACTGCAACGGATGCAGATTTGAAAACCTATTTAAAATTTATTGCTCCGCAAAAAGCGGTAATAATCAAGAAGTTATTACATTACCAAGCAAAAACGGCGGGCGCAATTATGGCAACTGAGTTTGTCAAAGTGACAGGCAATCAAACGGTTGCTGATGCAATGTTGTTAGTGAAAAACCAAGCGCGACAAGCAGAAATTATTTATTATCTGTATGTGGTTGATCACTTTGATCATTTAACTGGTATTTTAACACTGCGTGATTTGTTAGTTGCACCGGCAGAACGTTCAATCGCTCAATTGATGACCTCACCTGTGGTGGCAGTTAAGGTTGATGACGATCAAGAAGATGTTGCACGAATGATTAGTGATTATAACTTTGTTGCTTTACCGGTCACTGATGCTGCTGAAAAATTAGTTGGGGTGATTACTGTAGATGATGCAATCGATGTTATTGATGAGGAGTCGGCGGAAGATTATTCAGGATTAGCTGGGGTTGATATTGATGAGCAGCAAGATAATCCATGGCAAGCAGCTTTGAAACGACTTCCGTGGTTAATAACCTTATTACTTTTAGGAATGTCGACTGCTACTTTAGTTTCACACTATGAACGATTAGTTAGTGAGGCAAGTATTTTAGCTGTTTTTATTTCATCAATTACTGGAACGGCTGGTAATGCCGGAACGCAAAGCTTAGCTGTTGCGGTACGACGATTGGCAGATCCTAAAGCTGATCGGCGTTCAATTTGGAAAATCATTTTGACTGAAATTTTAACTGGCATCTTGATCGGAGTGATTACAGGTGTAGCGATTATGCTGATTGTCGGTTGGTGGCAAAAAAATATCATTTTGGGTTTGGTAATCGGATTAGCCATGTTTGCGGCAATTATTGTTGCGAACCTAGCTGGGAGCTTAATTCCTTTGCTAATGTCAAAAATTGGAGTAGACCCGGCAGTTGCTTCTGGGCCATTTATTTCTACTTTAAGTGATTTGACCTCGGTTTTGATTTATTTTAATATTGCTCAAATTTTTTTAAAATTCATTATGAATGATTAG
- a CDS encoding RluA family pseudouridine synthase: protein MKIEWTYQGEKQIKIRTFLKNQGVSRRLATAIRHHGGQLLLNGKDCRRINQIFPADHLVMRLPPETTTLVPSFVPISIRYEDRDLLIIEKPPRVASIPSPLHPTDSLMNRVWGYYLVRGYQKITPHIVTRLDRDTSGLVLIAKHRFAHALLNDLAVKQIKKEYLAILSGQVKTTVAIIALPLKRDPNSLIRRQVAVSGGKFAATKLWRQQLLKNACLCRLRLYTGRTHQIRVHCAFCGHPLVGDTVYGGKLTKQLDRQGLHCCYLEFHQPFSGKLIQVYSPLPVDMAKFVKLN, encoded by the coding sequence ATGAAAATTGAATGGACTTACCAAGGCGAAAAACAAATTAAAATTCGAACATTTTTAAAGAACCAGGGGGTTTCAAGACGTTTGGCAACAGCGATTCGCCATCATGGTGGTCAGTTGTTACTAAACGGAAAAGATTGTCGCCGAATTAATCAGATTTTTCCGGCTGATCATTTGGTGATGAGATTGCCACCAGAAACTACTACTCTGGTTCCTTCCTTTGTGCCAATTAGTATTAGATATGAGGATCGTGATCTTTTGATTATTGAAAAACCACCACGGGTTGCATCAATTCCATCACCATTACATCCCACGGACTCACTGATGAATCGTGTGTGGGGTTATTATTTGGTTCGTGGCTATCAAAAAATTACGCCGCATATTGTTACGCGACTTGATCGCGATACTTCTGGCTTGGTATTGATTGCTAAGCATCGATTTGCACATGCATTGTTAAATGATTTAGCGGTAAAACAAATCAAAAAAGAATATTTAGCAATTTTAAGTGGACAAGTAAAAACGACGGTGGCAATAATTGCCTTGCCATTAAAACGTGATCCAAATTCTTTAATTCGACGGCAGGTAGCTGTTAGTGGAGGAAAGTTTGCCGCAACAAAATTATGGCGGCAACAGTTATTAAAGAATGCTTGTCTTTGTCGCCTGCGACTTTACACTGGACGAACTCATCAAATTCGGGTGCATTGTGCTTTTTGCGGTCATCCTTTGGTTGGTGATACAGTGTATGGTGGAAAATTAACTAAGCAATTGGATCGCCAAGGATTACACTGCTGTTATTTAGAGTTTCATCAACCCTTTAGTGGAAAACTAATTCAAGTTTACAGCCCATTACCGGTAGATATGGCAAAATTTGTTAAGTTAAATTAA
- a CDS encoding NAD kinase: MKIAIYANDGRQSMAVSRKLYQKFADTHFIFDNDHPDIVVTVGGDGTLLSAFHKYAAIIDSVRFVSVHTGHLGFYTDWRDDEIDDLVISLQSDNGQSVSYPLLDIRVKYKGTPKAANYLALNEATLKRSNATMVTDVYIGGEFFEKFRGDGLCISTPTGSTAYNKSLGGAVIHPNLKVLQVTEISSINNRVFRTLSSPMIIAPSDWVTLVPSEGRDYSLTVDQQNYHGKQIEQLRFKISKKSIRFAKYRHMQFWRRVQDAFIGAEYEN; the protein is encoded by the coding sequence ATGAAAATTGCCATATATGCAAATGACGGACGGCAATCGATGGCTGTTAGTCGTAAACTATATCAGAAATTTGCTGATACGCATTTTATTTTTGATAACGATCATCCTGATATTGTGGTAACTGTTGGCGGGGACGGAACATTATTGTCAGCTTTTCATAAATACGCTGCAATTATTGATTCAGTTCGCTTTGTCAGTGTCCATACTGGACATTTAGGATTCTACACTGATTGGCGGGATGATGAAATTGATGATTTAGTTATTAGTTTGCAGTCGGACAACGGTCAATCGGTAAGCTATCCTTTGTTAGATATCCGAGTTAAATATAAAGGGACCCCTAAAGCTGCTAATTACCTAGCTTTAAATGAGGCAACCTTAAAACGCAGTAATGCAACCATGGTAACCGATGTCTATATTGGCGGTGAATTTTTTGAAAAATTTCGGGGTGATGGTCTATGTATTTCAACACCAACTGGGTCAACCGCCTACAATAAATCTTTGGGCGGAGCTGTTATCCATCCTAATTTGAAAGTACTTCAAGTAACCGAAATTAGTTCAATTAATAACCGGGTCTTTCGGACACTTAGTTCGCCAATGATCATCGCTCCCAGTGATTGGGTAACGCTTGTTCCTAGTGAAGGGCGAGATTATTCATTAACTGTCGATCAGCAAAATTATCATGGAAAACAAATTGAACAATTACGTTTTAAAATTTCTAAGAAAAGCATTCGTTTTGCTAAATATCGTCATATGCAATTTTGGCGCCGAGTTCAAGATGCCTTTATCGGGGCTGAATATGAAAATTGA
- a CDS encoding DsbA family protein — MLELYLFINPIGSTCYHSEQIIMKLATELQNKIRFRFIPFLNLATTASMMEENSIPLNDLSLRNQVYHQAYQASLDYKAALFQGKKRGRKFLLDLQHEIVDKNSIYSEELVHQIAVNCNLDHEMFNHDRHSEFTINSFHQDMQMAAEMNVETFPTIVVYNLNGVDCGVSLTECTSYQLLSDLCTGKMNDLLGEPSRTKQSRNHSNPNLHIL, encoded by the coding sequence TTGCTGGAGTTATACCTGTTTATCAATCCGATTGGTAGTACTTGTTACCATTCAGAACAAATTATTATGAAATTAGCTACTGAACTACAAAATAAAATCCGGTTTCGCTTTATTCCATTTTTAAATCTGGCGACCACTGCATCAATGATGGAGGAAAATTCAATTCCATTAAATGATCTATCTTTAAGAAACCAAGTCTATCACCAAGCCTATCAAGCTTCTTTAGACTACAAAGCAGCACTTTTTCAAGGAAAAAAACGTGGTCGTAAATTCTTGTTAGACTTGCAACATGAAATTGTTGATAAAAATTCAATATATTCTGAAGAATTAGTTCATCAAATTGCAGTTAACTGCAATTTGGACCATGAAATGTTTAATCACGATCGTCACTCTGAATTTACCATTAACTCCTTTCATCAAGACATGCAAATGGCTGCCGAAATGAATGTGGAGACCTTTCCAACAATTGTTGTTTACAATTTGAATGGTGTTGATTGTGGTGTTTCATTAACCGAATGTACTTCCTATCAACTCTTGTCTGATCTTTGCACTGGTAAAATGAATGACCTACTGGGCGAACCTAGTAGGACTAAACAAAGTCGAAATCATTCAAACCCTAACCTGCATATTTTATAA
- the pepF gene encoding oligoendopeptidase F: protein MSDFIKLPQREQLSVEMTWDLSKIYDDDQAFMVDFKQVKFMTENLIKLKGSLAGGASAFLKAIKLLFSLERKFDKVFVYANLKNDQDTSNQTYQGFFSQVQQLQARVAAASSWIAPELLQLSEQKLETYLQNEPELKNYQQFIKEITRLRSHVLADSEEELLAQASDVFAAPENIFETLNDTDLKFPIVKDAQGQNVELSQGTYDRLIQSSNRQVRKAAFRALYQPYQQFKNTFAKTLAAQVRLQNFSAHVHHYSNAQTAALTANQIPVTVYQQLIEQVHANLPLLQRYVALRKKILQLEQVHMYDLYTPLIEQPEKNYSYQQGQKIIEQTLQIFGEEYLSEVKQAFAQRWIDVPENRGKRSGAYSSGMYDTPAYILLNWQSNLESVYTLIHEMGHSMHSTFSAHYQPYQTSNYSIFLAEIASTTNENLLTTHLLQEQKKPAVRAYLLNHFLDGFKGTIFRQAQFAEFEQWLHTQDAAGVPLTADRISNYYFDLNQKYYGQEVAADAEIAFEWARIPHFYYDFYVYQYATGFAAATAFSQQISTNGPQKYLKFLKAGSSADPLTIIDQAGVDMKQPTYLQRAFKLFDQRLRELESLLNEN, encoded by the coding sequence GTGAGTGATTTTATTAAACTTCCACAACGGGAGCAACTTTCAGTAGAAATGACCTGGGATTTGAGCAAAATATATGACGATGATCAAGCCTTTATGGTTGATTTCAAACAGGTTAAATTTATGACTGAAAATTTGATTAAATTGAAGGGAAGTCTAGCTGGGGGAGCATCAGCTTTTTTAAAAGCGATTAAACTATTATTTTCACTTGAACGAAAATTTGACAAAGTATTCGTTTATGCAAACTTAAAGAATGATCAAGATACCAGCAATCAGACTTATCAAGGCTTTTTTTCGCAAGTTCAGCAATTGCAAGCTAGGGTAGCAGCGGCTAGTTCATGGATAGCACCTGAACTGCTACAGCTTTCAGAACAAAAATTAGAAACGTATTTACAGAATGAACCAGAATTAAAAAATTATCAGCAATTTATTAAGGAAATTACTCGATTACGTTCACATGTGTTAGCAGATAGCGAAGAAGAGTTGCTGGCCCAAGCATCAGATGTTTTTGCCGCACCGGAAAACATTTTTGAAACATTGAATGATACAGATTTGAAATTTCCAATTGTAAAAGATGCTCAAGGACAAAACGTTGAACTTTCACAAGGAACTTATGATCGTTTGATTCAATCGAGCAATCGTCAGGTGCGAAAAGCTGCTTTTCGTGCATTATATCAACCGTATCAACAATTTAAAAACACTTTTGCCAAGACTTTGGCTGCACAAGTGCGATTACAAAATTTTTCGGCACATGTTCATCATTATTCTAATGCACAAACCGCGGCTTTGACAGCAAATCAAATACCAGTTACAGTTTATCAACAATTGATAGAACAAGTGCATGCTAATTTACCATTATTGCAGCGCTATGTGGCACTTAGAAAGAAAATATTGCAGCTTGAGCAAGTGCATATGTACGACCTTTATACCCCACTTATTGAGCAGCCAGAAAAAAATTACTCTTATCAACAAGGACAAAAAATTATTGAGCAAACTTTGCAAATTTTTGGAGAAGAATATCTCTCTGAGGTTAAGCAAGCTTTTGCTCAGCGATGGATTGATGTACCAGAAAATCGTGGCAAGCGTAGTGGTGCATATTCTTCAGGTATGTATGATACACCAGCTTATATTCTACTTAACTGGCAAAGTAATCTCGAGAGTGTATATACCCTGATACACGAAATGGGTCATAGCATGCATTCGACTTTTAGCGCACATTATCAACCATATCAAACAAGTAATTATTCAATTTTTTTGGCGGAAATCGCTTCAACTACAAATGAAAATTTACTAACAACTCACTTATTACAAGAACAGAAAAAACCGGCAGTGCGAGCATATTTATTGAACCATTTTCTTGATGGATTTAAGGGGACGATTTTTCGACAAGCTCAATTTGCAGAATTTGAGCAGTGGCTTCACACGCAAGACGCAGCTGGAGTACCCTTAACAGCAGATCGAATCAGTAATTATTATTTTGATTTAAATCAAAAATATTATGGTCAAGAGGTAGCCGCAGATGCGGAAATCGCTTTTGAATGGGCTCGTATTCCACATTTTTACTATGATTTTTATGTTTATCAGTATGCGACAGGATTTGCCGCAGCAACCGCATTCAGTCAGCAAATTTCAACAAATGGTCCACAAAAATATTTAAAATTTTTAAAAGCTGGTAGTTCAGCTGATCCATTAACGATTATTGATCAAGCTGGGGTCGACATGAAACAACCAACTTATTTGCAGCGAGCTTTCAAATTGTTTGATCAAAGACTACGTGAATTGGAAAGTTTGTTGAATGAAAACTAA
- a CDS encoding competence protein CoiA yields the protein MLTAQLKTGEIVQAKNADVSMKYYCPICKQLLILKSGDLRIKHFAHLNNCSLKDHEAETVEHLAGKIHLQQKFKLAGYNGNLEQYLPLLRQRPDLLLDLTSGKKLAIEYQCAPLTVEALCQRTQGYLTHGIQCWWILGENYWLKRKITQKIAQFMRWHPNLGFYLVYYFPKYRHFRLVYQIQQADFLKISYQQFITERLSVLQCFMRKSTVPNNISSSLRIIQQRNFERACCFYQGSLFEEQIAWYEKGINFRLLGIKLFEIASNLPIFAEKQLIWQSRILRMQDRRLFSEISFPVDKIAVWQLPLIKNQFFIKQTFDQFRNQILQTNFLENSCH from the coding sequence ATGCTGACAGCTCAGCTTAAAACGGGTGAAATTGTCCAGGCAAAAAATGCTGATGTATCCATGAAGTATTATTGTCCAATTTGTAAACAACTTTTAATTTTGAAAAGTGGTGATCTGCGAATAAAGCATTTTGCCCACTTGAATAATTGTAGTTTAAAAGATCATGAAGCAGAAACTGTTGAACATTTGGCAGGAAAAATACATTTGCAACAAAAATTTAAGTTAGCTGGCTATAACGGAAATTTAGAACAATATCTGCCATTACTTAGACAACGACCAGATTTATTGTTAGATCTAACCTCTGGTAAAAAACTGGCGATTGAATATCAATGTGCGCCCCTAACAGTCGAAGCCTTGTGTCAACGGACCCAGGGATATCTAACTCATGGAATTCAATGTTGGTGGATTTTAGGCGAAAACTATTGGTTAAAACGAAAAATAACACAAAAAATTGCTCAATTTATGCGTTGGCATCCTAATCTTGGATTTTATTTAGTGTACTATTTTCCTAAGTATCGTCATTTCCGGTTAGTTTATCAAATTCAGCAAGCTGACTTCTTAAAGATTAGTTATCAACAATTCATTACAGAACGTTTGTCAGTTCTCCAGTGTTTTATGCGTAAATCAACAGTGCCAAATAATATTTCTTCCAGTTTGAGGATTATCCAACAAAGAAATTTTGAACGGGCTTGCTGTTTTTATCAGGGCTCCTTATTTGAGGAACAGATTGCTTGGTATGAAAAGGGAATTAATTTTCGACTTTTGGGAATTAAATTATTTGAAATTGCCTCAAATTTACCAATTTTTGCTGAAAAGCAATTAATTTGGCAAAGTAGAATATTACGTATGCAAGATCGTAGGCTTTTTTCAGAAATTTCATTTCCAGTTGATAAAATTGCTGTTTGGCAGCTACCTTTAATTAAAAATCAGTTTTTTATTAAACAAACTTTTGATCAATTTAGAAATCAAATTTTGCAAACTAATTTTTTAGAAAATAGTTGTCATTGA